One part of the Ursus arctos isolate Adak ecotype North America unplaced genomic scaffold, UrsArc2.0 scaffold_14, whole genome shotgun sequence genome encodes these proteins:
- the LOC125283741 gene encoding olfactory receptor 7A17-like, producing the protein LSFADICFTSTTIPKMLWNIQTQSKVIIYAGCITQMYFFVLLTGLDDFLLAVMAYDWFVAICHPLHYTVIMKPWLCALLVLVVWVMGALNSLLQSLMVWWLSFCREVEISNFFCDMKQVVQLACSDTFLNDTVMYFSALLLGAGPLIGVIYSYSKIVSSILGISSAQGKYKAFSTCASHLSVVPLFYCTSLGVYLSSAGPQSSHTSTVASVMYTVVTP; encoded by the coding sequence ctgtcttttgcagacatctgtttcacctccaccaccatccccaagatgctgtggaacatccagactcagagcaaagtcataATCTATGCAGGCTGCATCACACAGATGTACTTTTTTGTACTCCTCACTGGATTGGATGACTTTCTCCTGGCTGTGATGGCTTATGACTggtttgtggccatctgtcaccccctgcactacacagtCATCATGAAACCCTGGCTCTGTGCACTGCTGGTTCTGGTGGTCTGGGTGATGGGTGCCCTGAATTCCTTATTACAAAGTTTAATGGTGTGGTGGCTGTCCTTCTGCAGAGAAGTGGAAATCTCCAACTTTTTCTGTGATATGAAACAGGTGGtccaacttgcctgttctgacacctttcttAATGACACAGTgatgtatttttcagctctgctACTGGGTGCTGGTCCCCTCATTGGGGTCATTTACTCTTATtctaagatagtttcctccatacttgggatctcatcagctcagggcaagtataaagcattttccacctgtgcgtCTCACCTTTCTGTTGTccccttattttattgtacaagcctaggagtgtaccttagctctgctggcccccagagctcccacacaagtacagtggcctcggtgatgtacacggtggtcaccccc